From a region of the Candida albicans SC5314 chromosome 1, complete sequence genome:
- the YMC2 gene encoding Ymc2p (Putative mitochondrial carrier protein; Gcn4-regulated; F-12/ CO2 early biofilm induced; Spider biofilm induced): protein MSNAETVLDTEITKSVDNSLTRKLKDIAAGFVGGATQVLIGQPADLVKIRLQTTSATSSFQVIKNVIKNEGILAFYKGTLPPLFGVGVCVSLQFYGFHETKRQILQYTGQPSLNLWPQTYIAGAMAGVVNTPVTAPVEQLRILSQSSGKPVSLRETVSKIYREQGIVNGIYRGFGITLIREIQAYGVWFLTYETLIQKIIDLQHYKSRDQISTPELLASGAIAGNALWLSSYPLDVIKSNVQSDGFGKDSKFGGSSLKALRYIYSHHGLTGFWKGIVPCLLRAVPCSAGTFASVELALRLMG from the coding sequence ATGTCCAATGCAGAAACTGTTTTAGATACGGAAATTACCAAATCAGTTGACAATTCTTTGACAAGAAAACTCAAAGATATTGCAGCTGGTTTTGTGGGAGGAGCAACACAAGTGTTAATTGGTCAACCAGCCGATCTTGTTAAAATAAGATTGCAGACAACATCAGctacttcttcttttcaGGTCATCAAAAATGTTATCAAGAATGAAGGAATTTTGGCTTTCTACAAAGGGACCTTGCCTCCATTATTTGGGGTTGGTGTCTGTGTGTCCCTTCAATTCTACGGATTCCATGAGACAAAACGACAAATTTTACAATACACAGGTCAGCCAAGCTTGAATTTGTGGCCACAAACTTATATTGCCGGGGCAATGGCTGGTGTGGTGAATACCCCTGTCACAGCTCCAGTGGAGCAATTGCGTATATTGAGTCAATCGTCAGGGAAACCAGTCTCCTTACGTGAAACTGTTAGCAAGATATATAGAGAACAGGGTATTGTCAATGGTATTTATAGAGGATTTGGGATAACATTGATTCGTGAAATACAAGCCTATGGTGTTTGGTTTTTGACATATGAAACtttgattcaaaaaataatagacTTGCAACATTATAAAAGCCGTGATCAAATAAGTACACCAGAATTATTAGCTAGTGGAGCTATTGCAGGAAACGCATTGTGGCTTCTGTCGTACCCACTAGATGTTATAAAGTCTAATGTGCAGAGTGACGGGTTTGGGAAAGATAGCAAATTTGGTGGCAGCTCTTTAAAGGCTTTGAGATATATTTATTCACATCACGGATTAACTGGTTTCTGGAAAGGTATTGTACCATGTCTTTTAAGAGCTGTACCTTGTAGTGCAGGTACATTTGCTAGTGTTGAATTAGCGTTGCGGTTGATGGGATGA
- a CDS encoding uncharacterized protein (Protein of unknown function; Hap43-repressed), with translation MLNVRPPKSDMTSSSLKSATRFFWTSTIRSKNRKQENISLAAALNLLVKPTEPTKTYKPSLYDSLTKGSVEEQFNKVPIHVPIANDHVSDKFISNILHGIKSSNVSTNHRGVNYSQLYEMNRVDLSAFIANVDSQEILFDIMETFQNHNKLTPRVLTDIILNRRFHDLDKSPIDLIDLKQSTNFQDLDVYKIQIVLLKKYHDLKQPLNIVKNLKHNFDSIYLPLIETRKLTPFYEKIIWHFTFDYLNQFKEPHYIETLNNLRTSFLIWETTNKRKSTQISQEILNFHTDLNDLQKSFLETASSVEDPTHISSLRKLSMKYRIYELHPEDAKSESFKKEFGDLVLTLNKI, from the coding sequence ATGTTAAATGTTAGACCACCTAAGCTGGATATGACATCGTCTTCATTAAAGTCTGCCACAAGGTTTTTTTGGACAAGCACTATACGATCGAAAAATCGGAAACAAGAGAATATTTCACTAGCAGCAGCTCTCAACTTATTAGTCAAACCAACAGAACCCACCAAAACATACAAACCATCATTATACGATTCCTTGACTAAAGGATCTGTCGAGGAGCAATTCAATAAAGTGCCTATACATGTACCAATAGCGAACGATCATGTTTCTGACAAGTTCATAAGTAACATTTTGCACGGTATCAAATCGTCCAATGTAAGCACAAATCATCGAGGAGTTAATTATTCTCAACTTTATGAGATGAACCGTGTTGATTTGAGTGCCTTTATAGCAAATGTTGATAGCCAGGAGATTTTATTCGACATCATGGaaacttttcaaaatcataaCAAGTTAACACCTCGTGTTTTGACAGATATAATATTAAACCGGAGATTTCATGATTTGGACAAATCACCTATCGATTTGATAGATTTGAAACAATCAACCAATTTCCAGGATTTGGATGTCTACAAAATTCAGATTGTGTTGCTCAAGAAATATCACGATTTGAAACAGCCGCTAAATATCGTTAAGAATTTGAAGCATAATTTTGACTCCATATATCTCCCTCTAATAGAGACACGAAAATTAACACCTTTTTATGAAAAAATCATATGGCATTTCacttttgattatttaaacCAATTCAAGGAACCACATTACATTGAGACATTGAACAATCTTAGAACAAGCTTTCTAATATGGGAAACAACgaataaaagaaagagtACCCAGATAAGTCaagaaatattaaattttcatACCGACTTGAACGATTTACAAAAGTCATTTTTGGAAACAGCAAGTAGTGTAGAAGATCCAACTCATATTTCATCTCTACGGAAATTATCGATGAAGTACAGGATATATGAATTGCACCCAGAGGATGCAAAGCTGGAAagttttaaaaaagaatttggCGATTTAGTTTTAACGCTAAATAAGATATAG